One window from the genome of Streptomyces sp. NBC_00287 encodes:
- a CDS encoding S-adenosylmethionine:tRNA ribosyltransferase-isomerase — protein sequence MTLAVHVPEELSARVPAEQRGPGLGRDSVRLLVSRGTDVAHHAFRELPGLLRAGDLLVVNTSPTLAAAVDGELGHARVVVHFSTRGDDGRWAVELRDPDGKGTTRARAGGPVGARGRLPGGVRLVFEEPLSPDGERLWWARAYGPGVLGMLREYGRPIRYSYTERDQPLSAYQTVFALESPDGAGSAEMPSAARPFTARMVAELVSRGVQFAPVTLHTGVASAEVHEPPYPERFAVPEASARLINAVRAGDGRVIAVGTTAVRAVESATGADGAVRARAGWTDLVVTPERGVRAVDGLLTGLHEPEASHLLMLEAVAGRAAIDRGYEEALRGRYLWHEFGDVHLLLPADHPHTEHCASNCW from the coding sequence ATGACGCTGGCGGTGCACGTACCGGAGGAGCTGTCGGCGCGGGTGCCGGCCGAGCAGCGTGGGCCCGGGCTCGGGCGGGACTCCGTACGACTGCTGGTGTCGCGGGGGACGGACGTGGCCCATCACGCGTTCCGGGAGCTGCCGGGGCTGTTGCGGGCCGGGGACCTACTGGTGGTGAACACCTCGCCGACGCTGGCCGCCGCGGTGGACGGGGAGCTCGGGCACGCGCGTGTGGTGGTGCACTTCTCCACGCGCGGGGACGACGGGCGGTGGGCGGTCGAGCTGCGGGATCCGGACGGGAAGGGCACCACGCGTGCGCGTGCGGGAGGGCCAGTGGGGGCGCGGGGGCGGCTGCCGGGCGGGGTGCGGCTGGTGTTCGAGGAGCCGCTGAGCCCGGACGGGGAGCGGCTGTGGTGGGCCCGTGCGTACGGTCCCGGGGTGCTCGGGATGCTGCGGGAGTACGGGCGGCCCATTCGTTACTCCTATACGGAACGCGATCAGCCGCTGTCCGCGTATCAAACGGTGTTCGCGCTGGAGTCGCCCGACGGGGCGGGCAGTGCCGAGATGCCGAGCGCGGCGCGGCCCTTCACGGCGCGGATGGTGGCGGAGCTGGTGAGCCGGGGGGTGCAGTTCGCGCCGGTCACGCTGCACACCGGGGTGGCCTCGGCGGAGGTGCACGAGCCGCCGTATCCGGAGCGGTTCGCGGTGCCGGAGGCGTCGGCTCGGCTGATCAACGCCGTGAGGGCCGGTGACGGGCGCGTGATTGCCGTAGGGACGACGGCCGTGCGGGCGGTGGAGTCGGCGACCGGTGCGGATGGGGCCGTACGCGCGCGTGCGGGATGGACGGATCTCGTGGTCACTCCGGAGCGCGGGGTGCGGGCGGTGGACGGGCTGCTGACCGGGCTGCACGAGCCTGAGGCCTCGCATCTGCTGATGCTGGAGGCGGTCGCGGGGCGGGCGGCGATCGACCGCGGGTATGAGGAGGCGCTGCGCGGGCGCTACCTGTGGCACGAGTTCGGGGATGTGCATCTCCTTCTCCCGGCGGACCACCCTCACACAGAGCATTGCGCCAGCAACTGCTGGTGA
- a CDS encoding SDR family NAD(P)-dependent oxidoreductase, whose amino-acid sequence MPVAIITGASKGLGRALAEALAARGWDLVLDARTEDVLKETTAALSVHGTRVEALPGDVTDSVHRAALVAAAWRLGGVDLLVHNASALGAEPLVRLEELPLEGLRRALEVNTVAALGLLQEALPLLRASSVGTVITVSSDAAAEAYETWGGYGASKAALDQLAAVLGAEEPGLRVWAVDPGDMATDLYAAAVPEDGDPRPEPGSVVPAFLQLLDERPASGRYGAPALLEGRR is encoded by the coding sequence ATGCCGGTAGCGATCATCACGGGTGCCTCGAAGGGGCTGGGTCGGGCGCTGGCCGAGGCGCTGGCCGCGCGGGGCTGGGATCTGGTGCTCGACGCACGCACCGAGGACGTACTGAAGGAGACGACGGCGGCCCTCTCCGTGCACGGCACGCGCGTGGAGGCGCTGCCCGGCGATGTCACGGACAGCGTGCACCGGGCCGCGCTGGTGGCGGCCGCCTGGCGGCTGGGCGGCGTCGATCTGCTGGTGCACAACGCGAGCGCCCTCGGCGCCGAGCCCCTCGTACGGCTCGAGGAGCTGCCCCTGGAGGGGCTGCGGCGGGCGCTGGAGGTGAACACGGTCGCCGCGCTGGGCCTGCTCCAGGAGGCGCTGCCGCTGCTGCGGGCCTCCTCGGTCGGCACGGTCATCACGGTCAGCTCGGACGCGGCCGCCGAGGCGTACGAGACGTGGGGCGGCTACGGGGCCTCGAAGGCGGCCCTGGACCAGCTGGCGGCGGTGCTCGGGGCCGAGGAGCCCGGGCTGCGGGTCTGGGCGGTGGACCCCGGGGACATGGCCACCGACCTGTACGCGGCGGCCGTACCGGAGGACGGCGATCCGCGGCCGGAGCCGGGCAGTGTGGTGCCGGCGTTTCTGCAGTTGCTGGACGAGCGGCCCGCGAGCGGGCGGTACGGGGCGCCGGCGCTGCTGGAGGGGCGGCGATGA